GAGCGCCGCCCCGAAGCCGATCCAGCGCGTCGTGCCGTTGCCGCAGCCCTCGAATGCATCGTCGGCGGGCGATCCGCAGCGGCTCTGGTCGGCCGTCGTCGGCTCGAGACGGACGTCGACACCGATCCGATTGCCGCGCGCGTCGATGAGCCGCAGCACGGCCGCCGTGCCGCGGCCGTCCGTGCGCGTCTCGACGTCGCCGAACCAGGCGCCGAACGCGGCTGCCGGCGGCGCAAACGTGAACAGGAGCCCGTTCCGGCTGTCCGTCTCGCCGGCCGACTCGTTGTAGTACGGCGCCTTGGCCTGGTAGCGGGGCTCCGGCTTCGGCGCGCCGCCCTGCATCGTCGCCGACGTCCCCGACGCAGCTCCGCCCTGCGTCCCGGCTGCCCGCCCGACGCCGCTCGGCCGGGCCAGGTCGGCGCGCACGACATCCCGCAGCGAGAGCGTGACGCGCTCGCCCGCCGGGCCGCGCACGACGAGCGGCAGCTGCGCGTCGTCGATGTCGCCGACGATACCGACCGTCAGCCCGGCCGCGAGCGCCGCCGCGTGCCAATCGTCCGCCAGGTCCGCCACCGCCTGCCGGGACGGCTGGTTGCTGCCGGCCACCTCGGCGCTGACGAAGATGCCGGGCGGCAGGAGGGTCTGGGCGTACGCACGGGGTGCGGCGTCGGAGGGGTGCGCGAGCGCGAGGAAGGCGGCGATCGCGCTGGCGGCGCGGACGCGGCGGGCGGAGGTGCCATCGGGGCGCCGTTGGGAAGCGGTCATGTCCGGTCTCCGGGGCACCGTCGTCCTGGGGGCAACGGATCCATCGCGTGCACGAGCAGCCCCATGATGCCGCCGTCGCGCGGCGGCGGGAAGGCTCATTGCGACGCGTTGGCGACAGCTTCCCAGACCATCTCGATCACGTCGTGCGCCCCCATCTCCAGACTGAAGCGCCGCACGGTGCGCACCTTCCGGAAGCCGGCGCTGGCGAAGGCGCGTTGGGCGCGTTCGTTGCTGGGGTAGGTGAAGAGCACGATCCGCGTCAAGCCGAGGTCCTCGACGCCGTATCGGACGAGCGTGCGCACGGTGTCGCGTCCGATGCCCTGCGCCCAGCGGTCGCGCCGGCCGATGACGATGCCGAGCTCGGCGCGATGAAGGGGTGGATCGAGGCGGTAGAGGCCGGCCCGGCCGACGAGCTCGCCTTCAGCGTCGAGGATCACGAAGAGCTGCTCGTGCGGACCATTGTGACGCGGCAGCTGGGCGAGGAACAGCGCCTTGAAGTGCTCGAAATCGAGCGTCAACGGCAGCCCTCCGGCCAGCGCGAGCACCTCGTCGTCGCGCGCCCAGCCGTAGAGTGTCCGGAGCTCGTCGTCGCTGAAACCGGCGCCGTACGGGCGCAGCGTGACGTGCGCACCGCGGAGGGTGGGCGTCGGCGGGGCCGCGGGAGGGGTCACAGGACGCACGGCATCCGGATGTCGCGCCTGGGGCGGGAGGCGGTCACGGCGTGCGGGACAGGCGGCGGGGCGGCCCGGCGGGTCGGGATCAGGTGCGCGGGCGCTTGTAGAACGGACGGCGGACGATCCGCGCCGGCACCGCGCGGCCGCGGATATCGACGGCCACGACGGTGTCGACGGCGCCGTTGGCCGGCGGCACGTAGCCGAGCGCGATCGCCCGGTCGAGCGTGGGCGTCAGCGCGCCGCTCGTGACGCGGCCGACCGGCTGGCCGTCGACGAGGATGCCCATCCCATCGCGGGCGATGCCGCGGTCCTCGAGGACGAGACCGACGAGCTTGCGCGGCACCCCTTCGGCCGCTTCGCGCGCCAGCCGCTCGGCGCCGACGGCCGGCCCATCGAGTCCCTCTTTGGCGACCTTGACGAAGCGCGCGAGGCCGGCCTCGAGCGCGCTCGTCTCGTCGTCGAGTTCATGCCCGTAGAGCGGCATCGCCGCCTCGAGGCGCAGGCTGTCGCGCGCGCCGAGGCCGCAGGGCTGGATGCCGTGCGGCGCGCCGGCCGCCAGGAGCGCGTCCCAGACGGCCGGGGTGTCGTCGTTGGACAGCATGATCTCGTAGCCGTCCTCGCCGGTGTAGCCGGTGCGCGACACGAGCGCCTGGCGGCCGGCCACCGGGCCGCGGTCGAACGCGTAATAGGCCATCGTGCGCACGTCGAGGTCGGTCAGGCCGGCCAAGACGTCGGCGGCCTTGGGGCCTTGCAGGGCGATCAGGCCGTGCTCGTCGGAGCGGTCGTCCAGCTTGGCGCGGCTGCCGATGCGGCGCAGCTGGTCGAGCAGCCAGACGCGGTCCTTGTCGATGTTGCCGGCGTTCACGACGAGGATGTAGACCTCGTCCTCGAGCCGGTAGACGAGCAGATCGTCGACGGTGCCGCCCGACGCGTTCGGGAGCAGCGTGTACTGCGCCTCGCCCGCCTTGAGTTCGGCGCAGTCGTTCGTCAGCAGGCGGCGCAGCGCGGCCGTCGCGCCCTTGCCGTGCACGACGAACTCGCCCATGTGGCTGACGTCGAACAGGCCGACGGCGGTGCGGACGGCGGTGTGCTCGGCGGCGATGCCGGCGTACCACACCGGCATGTCCCAACCCCCGAACGCGGTCATCCGCGCGCCGAGCGCGACGTGCTGGGCATGGAGCGGGGTGCGCTTCACTGGGTGGGCTCCTGAGGGTGATTCGGGGCGGCAGGCGGCGGATTGTAGTCCGCGATACGGCACGTGCAATGAACCATGCAACGGCCGCGCGGATATCAGGCGACGGACGGTATGGGCGCACAGCCGTGCGCCCATACCGTGTCCGTTTCGCGAAAGACGTCCGCCCGCCTACCGCCCGGCGATCCGCTCCTTGTTCGCCACGATCGGCAGCCAGATCGTCCGTCCGTCGAGGCCCGGCACGCGGATCGTGCTGCCGCTGACGTTGGCGCCGAGGTTGCGGGCGCGGCGATCGAGCAGGCGGGCGCTCTGCAGCTGCCATGCCCCTACGAGGTCCGCCGGCTCGGCTTCCGGATCGATCGGCACGACCCGCAGCGTGGCCAGCACGACGCGCCCGCCCGCGATGGCGGCGGCAGGCTCGATGCGCGTCGCGGCCATGCGCCACTGGCTGCGGGCGCGGACGGCATCGTTCACGGCCTGGAAGCTCTCCGCGCCCCAGACGGCGCCGAGCTCGGCCTGCGCGCCGGGGACGATCGGCTGGGCGTCCAGCACCCGCACCTTGGCCGGGTCGAAGCCCAGGACGATGTCCGCGCCGTACAGGTCGTGCACGCCGGTGGCGACGATCTCGACGGCGATGCTCCCGTCGTCCTGTTGCGTGGACTGCACGCCGAAGCGGTCGTCCGGTGCGGTGGTGTCGAGCGGTTCGCGCAGCCAGCGCACGTCGTTGCTCGCGCCGCGCAGCATCAGATCGAGCATGG
Above is a window of Candidatus Avedoeria danica DNA encoding:
- a CDS encoding GNAT family N-acetyltransferase: MTPPAAPPTPTLRGAHVTLRPYGAGFSDDELRTLYGWARDDEVLALAGGLPLTLDFEHFKALFLAQLPRHNGPHEQLFVILDAEGELVGRAGLYRLDPPLHRAELGIVIGRRDRWAQGIGRDTVRTLVRYGVEDLGLTRIVLFTYPSNERAQRAFASAGFRKVRTVRRFSLEMGAHDVIEMVWEAVANASQ
- the gcvT gene encoding glycine cleavage system aminomethyltransferase GcvT; this translates as MGARLCAHTVRRLISARPLHGSLHVPYRGLQSAACRPESPSGAHPVKRTPLHAQHVALGARMTAFGGWDMPVWYAGIAAEHTAVRTAVGLFDVSHMGEFVVHGKGATAALRRLLTNDCAELKAGEAQYTLLPNASGGTVDDLLVYRLEDEVYILVVNAGNIDKDRVWLLDQLRRIGSRAKLDDRSDEHGLIALQGPKAADVLAGLTDLDVRTMAYYAFDRGPVAGRQALVSRTGYTGEDGYEIMLSNDDTPAVWDALLAAGAPHGIQPCGLGARDSLRLEAAMPLYGHELDDETSALEAGLARFVKVAKEGLDGPAVGAERLAREAAEGVPRKLVGLVLEDRGIARDGMGILVDGQPVGRVTSGALTPTLDRAIALGYVPPANGAVDTVVAVDIRGRAVPARIVRRPFYKRPRT